A stretch of DNA from Lysinibacillus sp. B2A1:
GTGCCTTTATTTTTGGCGCAACCTTTATGGGCATTACCACTGTTGCTACAACATTAGCGAGACAGATATTACCAGTAAATAGCCATCAAATATTAGGGTATTTAACTGCTGGGTATGCCTTGGGACAAATGCTAGGTCCTTCACTTGCAGGAGCATTAGCTAATTATACGAACAGCTATAAATATGCAATATTTGCCGCAACCGTCGTTGTCGTCGTAGGGGCCTTATGTCTTATTGGTGGATTAAAATATGAAAAAATTAGTTCTCTGTAGACACTTTAAAATCTTGCTACTTCATTTGTTTTTAATAATATACTAACTTTTTATAGTATGATAAAAAAATAAATGATAGGAGAATATTAATGCATCAACAAATAAGAGAACAACTTATAAATTTAGCCGACCAAGATTATCAAAAGTTTTCATCCACGCTTATCCCAAATTGCCAACATATTTTAGGTATTCGGTTACCCGAGCTTCGAAAAATAGCTAAAAGCATTGCTAAGGAAGATTGGCAGACCTATTTAAAAGCCGCGAACGATGAATTTTTTGAAGAGGTGATGCTACAAGGGATGGTCATTGGTTATGTAAAGACAAATACCAAGGATCGCCTTTCTTATATATCTTCATTTGTTCCGAAAATAGATAATTGGTCAGTATGTGATAGTTTTTGTACAGGCTTAAAATTTACAAAGGATAATCAAGAGCGTGTATGGACATTTTTACAACCTTATTTTTCTTCAAATAAAGAATATGAGGTACGTTTTGGAGTAGTCATGCTATTAAATTATTTTATTGATAATCATTATATAGAAAGCGTTTTGACCATAATAAATGATATAAAGCATGATGGTTATTATGTTAAAATGGCTGTCGCATGGGCTATTTCCATTTGTTATGTTAAAGTTCCTCTTGTAACAATGGACTATTTAAGAAACAATTCACTGGATGATTTTACTTATCACAAAGCATTACAAAAAATTACAGAATCTAACCGAGTGGAAAAAGAGGCTAAAAATATAATTCGACAAATGAAGCGGAAAGATTAGTCCACTTAAATTAAGCAAAGCCATTGTAGGGATGCGTCTCTACAATGGCTTATTTGCTATGGTTCAAATCCATAAAGAAGGACCTAGACTCATATCAGCATCTAAATAAATTTGTCAAAAAAAGAAGATAAATCCTGTTTTTAGCGAAATCAACCCATAATATATTGAATTTTATCAATTATTAGAAAATAACGTTGATATAAATTGCTAAATGAAAGTATAATGTAGATATAGTTACATTTATGGTTATTAATACCTTATAATAAGTAAATAGAGACTGTAACTCAATTGGACATTCTAAAAATTGTAAGTGTAACTATAAAACTAATGAAATGAGGAGATTTTATGATTAACATGATTCAGTATTTGGAAAAAAATCCGTCGCTACTTACATTGTTAAAAGAAAATAAGGCCTCTCTTGTTGGTGTTACAGAACTTGAACAAAAGGCAATTCTGGATTCATTTGAGGAAGATGTTTGCTTAGAAAACGGAATTTGGTTCTGAAGCTTATTAGGGACAAATGGTTTTGGCTTGCCATAAGTATTTATTTAATTCTCGGTATTACTGTACTCTTTATTTCTTATAGCAAGCCTTTTATTAGTATTAAAGTACAGGAAGAAAATGGACATTGGATAATAGAAAAACCTTATTATAAAGATTGGGCAACTAAGCAAGGAATCTCAAACGGGGACATTATTCTGTATATTAATGATATCCAAACTGATCAAGTTCCAAGTGTTACTTTTTATTCTTTAATCCGAGCAGCAAATAATTTGACAATATTAAAGCAAAATGGCGAGGAAATTTATGTTCGAATAAATCATCTTGATATACCTCAACAATTTTACTATTTATTGATAGTTCCTGCATGTTATTTTTTACTTACCTTATTTATCACTTTATATCTAAATTATAAAAAAAATAAAACGCATCTTTTTAATTTGTTAATCTTATTTATATTAACTGTATCATTAGCTTATGTAAGTAGTGGAGCATCTGGACGATTGAATAATATAGGACTAATTATTAATCGAAGTAGTATGTTACTTTGTCTAGTATTATTATTACATTTTTTGAAGGGTTATTTTATATTTTTAAATTTCAAATGGATTTTTATGAAAAATATTAAATATTTATACCTTTTACCAATTACAGCGATTTTAATTAGTATCTTCAGTATTTTTTATCCATTGATTAATCCAATAATTTCAAATGTAGTTTTGTGGTTGTTTTTTATACTATTAATATTAAATTTGGGAATTTTGATAACTGGATATTATAAATATCACTCATCACAGTTAAAAATATTATTGATAAGTATTTTAACTCCATTTTTACCATTTCTTTTTCTATACGCTTTGCCAGTAATTTTGTTTAAACAATATATACTCTCAGCGGATACTTGCTCCTTATTTTTGATGCTCATACCATACAGTTTCATATTTACACAATTAACTGAACGTATATTTGATATGGAGTACTATATAACTCGCTTACGTCATTATTTTAATTTTTCATTTGCTTTTACATTCTGGCTATTAATTGGTCTCTATT
This window harbors:
- a CDS encoding DNA alkylation repair protein yields the protein MHQQIREQLINLADQDYQKFSSTLIPNCQHILGIRLPELRKIAKSIAKEDWQTYLKAANDEFFEEVMLQGMVIGYVKTNTKDRLSYISSFVPKIDNWSVCDSFCTGLKFTKDNQERVWTFLQPYFSSNKEYEVRFGVVMLLNYFIDNHYIESVLTIINDIKHDGYYVKMAVAWAISICYVKVPLVTMDYLRNNSLDDFTYHKALQKITESNRVEKEAKNIIRQMKRKD
- a CDS encoding competence protein ComX, coding for MINMIQYLEKNPSLLTLLKENKASLVGVTELEQKAILDSFEEDVCLENGIWF